Sequence from the Pirellulales bacterium genome:
CACCAAGCTAGGAATTAGCGGCCGCATTCGTTCCTGCTTTAACCGCGCAATGGTTGCTTGCACCACGGCCTTTTGCGATGCCAATTCCGGACGCGTGAGCAAGCCTTCGGGAATCAATTCATCGACCGATTTTTCGGGCGACACTATCGTCACTTGCAATTGCGGCGGTTCCAGCGGCACGATAACCGCCGCCGGATTCAATCGCAGCACGCGGGTTAAGTTGGCGCTATTAATGCGCCAATCTTGTCGGGCAGTAGTCGCCCGCTGTTCCAATTCTGCCAACGTGGTTTGAGCCCGTTGAACTTCAATTGGCGCAGCTAATCCTTGCGACAGCGATTGCACGGTTTTTAGAAGCTCGCGCCCTTTCGCTACGGCATCTTCGTCGCCGGCCAACACTCCTCGCGATTGCTGTACCAGAAAATACGCATCGGTCATATCCAGCAGCGCATCGTTTTTTGCGGCCTGCACGTCGTAATTTCGGGCCCGGTAAAGTTGCTTTGCGGAAAGCGGCTCGTAAATTGCGTCCGCTAATGCAAAAATGGCTTTCAATCCGCCGCCGGTTAAAAACTGGTTTCGGTCGTTGATCGAAACTTCGCCCTCAGCGCGCTGTTGGCCACCATCGTGGCGTTGATAATCGCTCCCCAAAATTAAATCGGGCAACCACAACACTTGGGCTTGCTGGACGCGACCATAAGAAGTCATCTCGCTTGCTATCGCGGCTTGAATGACTAAAGGCCGCGCACTGGAAAGGCGCATGGCCGTGGCCAAATTAATCGGCAAAGCCGCGTCGATTTGCTCCGGCTGTGCTGCGGGAATGTTTGGGGCAGCGCCGGCATCACTGAGGTTCGGAATCGCTGGCTCTGGTTCACCTTGGAGCCACGCCAGCGAACTGGGACACAGCCTGGCCGGCGAAGCAGGCCGTTGTTGGTATTCTGGCCGCGGATCATACCCGAACGAAGGATTTCCTCGCGGAACGGTTTCCGGAGATTGGCCGTATAGAACCGCCGCTGGGGCGGTGAAAAGCAACATCGCCGCCAAGAGTATGAAGCTAACTCGCATGAATTAGCCCCCTCGACAGCAATTGTTTTTGAAAGGTCGACACGGATTTTTAGCCCGAATAATCGCCTCCCTTGCAGCCCGTATCATCGGCATTGCCGGCCTTTAACCGGAGGAATTCGGGCCATAACATTGATGCAGTCGTATTAAACGTATGCTGGCATTGCTTACCCGCCCGGCCAACTCGAATTAATCGATAGGCAGGCACTCAAAAAATCGCCTTTCGAAGCACACGAAATCACTTGGCAGCGTTGAACTTACAGCGCCCCGGGATTCGCAAAAACTATGCTTCGTCGTATATTTTTGAACTGCCGCCAAAATAGGAAAACCGGTGGGAATGGGAAACGTGCTGCTGCAAGGAGCAGGGAGTGAAGCTGATTGTCTTTGCGATGAAGCATCCGGTGACGACCGTGATGCTTGTTGTTTCGATCGTGCTGGGCGGCTGCCTGGCCCTCTCGCGCATGCGCATCGATATCTTTCCGCCTATCAACATGCCGCAGATTTATGTGTTCTGCAATTATGGCGGCATGGACCCCGGCCAAATGGAAGGGCTGCTGGTCAATCAGTTTGAGATTTCTTTTCAATACGTCGACGGCGTGAAATCGATTGAATCGCGCTGCATTTCGCAAGTGGCGGTCATC
This genomic interval carries:
- a CDS encoding TolC family protein, which encodes MLLFTAPAAVLYGQSPETVPRGNPSFGYDPRPEYQQRPASPARLCPSSLAWLQGEPEPAIPNLSDAGAAPNIPAAQPEQIDAALPINLATAMRLSSARPLVIQAAIASEMTSYGRVQQAQVLWLPDLILGSDYQRHDGGQQRAEGEVSINDRNQFLTGGGLKAIFALADAIYEPLSAKQLYRARNYDVQAAKNDALLDMTDAYFLVQQSRGVLAGDEDAVAKGRELLKTVQSLSQGLAAPIEVQRAQTTLAELEQRATTARQDWRINSANLTRVLRLNPAAVIVPLEPPQLQVTIVSPEKSVDELIPEGLLTRPELASQKAVVQATIARLKQERMRPLIPSLVVQGSANPGDTLGAGFYEANVTGANPISTGRSDWDFQVVWELQNLGAGNAGLVHERMGEERQAMVELFRVQDRVAAEIVQAQAQVIAAAARIKQAEYGLASAEASFKGNLKGLSETIQVGQQLELVIRPQEVTAALLQLQQAYSDYYTSINDYNRAEFRLYHALGFPAQQMTCNPGWGDPQPTNCQRPPEMGSSAVATVYRPTEHR